From Butyricimonas paravirosa, one genomic window encodes:
- a CDS encoding TlpA disulfide reductase family protein, whose amino-acid sequence MKNFIIYIALFLTFGYAGCGKPACVIQGKIESKWNGKTVYLQIIEEENMRPQSIDSTIINQGEFKFAQTSVSPQTALLSIIEQGKPAWTTQFILEEGNIKITSDSQGNTLIAGTPNNELLQQHFNRWYIPYNKMRQSSEEMYRLEQAGQLTRNTLDSLDKNSQSYMREMRLLSLEFVKENINNPAGKSLLMEIMGLPDRLLVDVVEKADSISLRHPLMQQISKRINTYKAVAVGKIFQDVIAVNMQDQPSRLSDYAGKGKYVLIDFWASWCKPCCIEMPELKQLYHQYKEKGLEIVSISIDQDKDAWQKKIKELQMNWPQMIDENKEASKTYVVGAIPHTILLDPTGGILAKDLRGKELEEKIAQYLK is encoded by the coding sequence ATGAAAAATTTTATAATATACATCGCATTATTCCTTACTTTTGGTTATGCCGGCTGTGGTAAGCCTGCTTGTGTTATACAAGGAAAAATTGAATCAAAATGGAACGGTAAAACCGTGTATTTACAAATCATTGAAGAAGAAAATATGAGACCGCAGTCCATTGATTCAACCATAATTAATCAAGGAGAATTCAAGTTCGCACAAACCTCTGTCTCTCCTCAAACCGCCTTATTGAGTATCATCGAACAGGGGAAACCTGCATGGACAACTCAATTCATATTGGAAGAGGGCAATATCAAGATCACTTCTGACAGTCAGGGGAACACGCTAATTGCAGGAACTCCTAACAACGAACTCTTGCAACAGCATTTCAATCGCTGGTATATTCCCTACAACAAAATGAGGCAATCTTCCGAAGAAATGTACCGTTTGGAACAAGCCGGACAACTAACACGTAACACGCTAGATTCCCTAGACAAAAATAGTCAAAGTTATATGCGAGAAATGCGACTACTTTCGCTAGAATTTGTCAAAGAAAACATTAATAATCCGGCAGGTAAAAGTTTACTCATGGAAATTATGGGACTACCGGATCGCTTACTCGTCGATGTGGTTGAAAAAGCCGATTCAATAAGCCTCCGCCATCCCCTTATGCAACAGATTTCCAAACGGATAAACACGTACAAAGCCGTAGCTGTAGGCAAGATATTCCAAGATGTGATTGCAGTAAACATGCAAGACCAACCTAGCCGTTTATCCGATTATGCAGGTAAAGGTAAATATGTGCTAATTGATTTTTGGGCATCATGGTGTAAACCATGCTGTATTGAAATGCCGGAACTAAAACAACTATATCATCAATACAAGGAGAAGGGTTTGGAGATTGTCAGCATATCTATTGATCAAGACAAAGATGCCTGGCAAAAAAAGATCAAGGAGCTACAAATGAATTGGCCACAAATGATCGATGAAAATAAAGAAGCATCTAAAACATACGTGGTAGGAGCAATTCCTCACACGATATTACTGGATCCAACAGGAGGCATCCTTGCAAAAGACCTAAGAGGAAAAGAATTAGAAGAAAAGATTGCTCAATATTTAAAATAA
- a CDS encoding RagB/SusD family nutrient uptake outer membrane protein, which translates to MKKAIEISRKIASIICGIILFTACDDFLDELPSKSTRLPVSTIEQLDAILAKYTDFCEEPNKAALCGHDDYGFPVALYDAQPMFFPGPTQILQSYLWDYENLANGSDVFWGGDGYNKSGEYSKIFRANMVLSCLNDVEGSNEDKARLKAEAHFIRAYSHWNLVNTYSLPYTDATKTEPGIPLKRSTSFEESAGRGTLEDTYKFIESDLQEALKCKTTLIQDGKCKHWRANTAGINGFMARYYLNRNDYTNALKHANDALTEYSTLVDYNTEMGEEDSMGIGINFPTTFEWDANIYTKRIEWKETLYMKFLYSTNVSTLFFPSEDLQDLYDTEHDLRYKYHFTEGVMDMYLCDYPYPVYTFFSMNHIPSGPTTAEMYLIKAESQARLGDYTQAIETVNTLRAKRMVPGKWVKLQANNQTEAIRQILEERRREMPFSQRWFDLRRLNNNEDPNDDIADVTRTFYRISSTAIYDKEEPIIYTLKKNSRKYAFPIRENEIELSNGAMQQNIY; encoded by the coding sequence ATGAAAAAAGCAATTGAAATATCAAGAAAAATAGCATCCATCATCTGTGGGATCATTCTATTCACCGCTTGTGATGACTTTTTGGACGAATTACCCTCCAAAAGTACACGTCTACCTGTTAGCACGATTGAACAGTTAGATGCTATCCTAGCTAAATATACTGATTTTTGCGAAGAACCCAATAAAGCTGCACTATGCGGGCATGATGACTACGGATTTCCTGTCGCATTATATGATGCTCAACCGATGTTCTTTCCCGGACCAACCCAAATCCTTCAAAGCTATTTGTGGGACTACGAGAATTTAGCTAATGGAAGTGATGTCTTCTGGGGCGGGGACGGATACAATAAATCAGGCGAATACAGTAAGATTTTCCGGGCAAACATGGTACTCTCTTGCTTGAACGATGTTGAAGGTAGTAATGAAGACAAAGCTAGGCTAAAAGCGGAGGCCCATTTCATTAGAGCTTACAGCCATTGGAATCTTGTAAACACTTATAGTCTACCTTACACGGATGCCACAAAGACTGAACCCGGCATACCTTTGAAAAGATCTACAAGTTTTGAAGAATCCGCAGGAAGAGGAACTCTTGAAGATACATACAAATTTATCGAATCTGATTTACAAGAGGCCCTTAAATGCAAAACCACATTAATACAAGATGGTAAATGTAAACATTGGAGAGCCAACACAGCCGGCATTAACGGTTTCATGGCTCGATATTACCTGAACCGTAATGATTATACCAATGCACTAAAGCATGCAAATGATGCTCTAACAGAATACAGTACATTAGTGGATTACAACACTGAAATGGGTGAGGAAGATTCAATGGGTATAGGAATTAATTTCCCGACCACGTTCGAATGGGATGCCAATATATATACCAAACGGATTGAATGGAAAGAAACACTTTATATGAAATTCCTGTACTCGACAAATGTATCAACTCTATTTTTCCCAAGTGAAGATTTACAGGATTTATATGACACGGAGCATGACCTTCGTTACAAATACCACTTTACTGAAGGAGTGATGGATATGTACCTTTGCGATTACCCTTATCCGGTATACACATTCTTTTCTATGAACCATATTCCTAGCGGACCAACTACCGCTGAGATGTATTTGATCAAAGCTGAAAGTCAAGCACGTTTAGGTGATTACACCCAAGCGATAGAGACTGTAAACACATTAAGAGCTAAACGTATGGTTCCCGGTAAATGGGTAAAGCTTCAAGCAAATAATCAAACGGAAGCCATCCGTCAAATTTTAGAAGAAAGACGTCGAGAAATGCCATTCTCTCAACGTTGGTTCGACCTTCGTAGGCTAAATAACAACGAAGACCCTAATGACGACATCGCAGACGTTACCCGAACATTCTACCGCATCAGTTCCACAGCCATCTATGATAAAGAGGAACCAATTATTTATACATTGAAAAAGAACTCTAGAAAATACGCATTCCCGATCAGAGAGAACGAGATTGAATTATCCAATGGAGCTATGCAACAAAATATTTATTAA